The DNA window GCTGCACGAGACGGCCCATATCGCGCATGGCGACCTCTGGGTCGGCCTCTTCCAGCGACTGGCGGGCGCGGCGTTCTGGTGGTGCCCGCTGATCCACAGCCTCAATCGCCGCATCTCCGACCTCCGCGAAGACATCTGCGACAACTACGTCCTCAACGTGCAGGGAGACGGGCTGAAGCTGGCCGAGGTTCTTGTGGACCTCGCCGAGCTCGCCCAATCGCGCCACTGGAAACCATTCGTCTGCGCCATGGGCGCGATCGACGAACGCCCCGGCCTGGAACGACGAATCACCCGATTGCTGCAAAGGAGAAACACCATGACCCGCATGAATCGAATGGCCCTGGTCGGAACGCTCGGCTCCGGACTGCTCATCGGCGGGGCGATCCTCGCGACGACAGTTCGGGCGGCCGACGAAGCCAAGCCGGCCGACGACACGGCTGCGTCCAAACCGGCGACGGGCGCCGCGACGATGCTTTCCGCCCCGGACTTCTGGGAAAAGACCGGCGCCGATACCAGGCACGACTTCAGCGCCGAGACCGCCAACGAAATCCGCCGAGTCGCCGCCGACAAAGCGACCAGTGTCTTGCTGCGGGTCCGGGCGATGAAGCTCGCCTGCGACTTGGCCGGCGACTCGCGCTCGGCTCCGACACTGTCGGCCGAGGACGTCCGCACGGCCCTTTCGTCCGCGATGAGCCACCTGGAAAAAAATCTCGCCGACGAGACCATCGGCAAGTTCGCCGCCGAGATGGGCTTTACGCACGTCATCGTCTCTCCGAAAACCAACGATGACGGCACCTGGGTTCTGATCGAGTCGATCGACGAGGCACGCCGCGGCGGGCTGAACATCCGCGTCGACCGCAAGACATCGAAGGTGACGAAAGTCGACCACTGGGGAAAAGTCACCGAACGTCTGGTCCCGCCGGCCGCCGAAGCCGCGGACCAGCCGTTCACCGCAAAGATCGCTCTGAGGCAGACCGACGCCGCGAAAACAACCACCACGCTCCAGGCGACCCTCAAGGGAACGGCCGGCAAACCCTGGCAGTCGCAACTCAGCGGCAAGCTCAAACAGACCGTGGATCTGACCATCGTCGCGCTACCGCAGACCCAGCCGCAGCAATACTCGGCGGCCTTCAAAATCACCGAAGGCGACAACATCCTGTCGGCTCCCAGATTGACCGTGCTCGACAACCAGGCCGGCAGCGTGACGATCCAGATGCAGGACGGGTCGGAGTTGTCGATCGAAGTAACGATCGCCTCGGGCCGTCTGGCGGATCGCGCGATCGGTCACGCACCTGCCGCGGCAGTCGTCCCGGCACCCCGTTTCGTTGATACCGAAGAGATCAAAGTCGCGATGCGCGAAGCGGCCAGGCGGCTCTTGGAGTTGGATCAGCAGATTGAGGTGGCCCGGCAATCGCTCCTGGAAGGCCATCCCAAATTGGTGGCGCTGAAACAGCAGGCCGCCTCGCTCCGCGGCCAGCTCGACGCGATGAAAGGTCAGATGCAAACCAGCGTCGCGCTGGAACCGGCGGCGGCGCAGGCGCCAAAGGTGCGGGCGACGGAGAACACCTTCGTTGTGAGGACCGCCGAGCTCGAGCTCGTTCGGGCCAGGGTCCGTGCGTCGATGCTCGACGCCGACGAGCAAACCCGCCGGCGCGGTGAAGCGCAGCTGTCGGACATCGACGTCCAGCAGGCAGAACTGAACGTCGTCCAGGCCAGGACCCGCTACGAGACTGCCACCGGAACGCGCTACGATCTGCGACGCGCGGAGCTCGAACTGGCCCGAGCCAAGGCGACGGCGGCGGCAACGGGTGCCGACGAGAGCACGCGAAAAAAGATCGCGGCGCAGCTCG is part of the Humisphaera borealis genome and encodes:
- a CDS encoding M56 family metallopeptidase; translated protein: MSWPTTDALLSTDQALFAVSLSLAVIVAGGLGLGLAWLTRRRPAPLRYGLMLSSLGIAVLSPLLTVISQQAKLGWLRVTPPDVAPAVHAAEHLPASAAFDGETLPPAVSAKVVAVAPSMPAIPWTRVIATALIAVWILGALISLWRIGWGVVRLRRFILTLRPCEDRAATALLRRAAELLALRRRPAMLVSDALPVPMVIGLRRPIVVLPAQLPRRLDTEKLEAVLLHETAHIAHGDLWVGLFQRLAGAAFWWCPLIHSLNRRISDLREDICDNYVLNVQGDGLKLAEVLVDLAELAQSRHWKPFVCAMGAIDERPGLERRITRLLQRRNTMTRMNRMALVGTLGSGLLIGGAILATTVRAADEAKPADDTAASKPATGAATMLSAPDFWEKTGADTRHDFSAETANEIRRVAADKATSVLLRVRAMKLACDLAGDSRSAPTLSAEDVRTALSSAMSHLEKNLADETIGKFAAEMGFTHVIVSPKTNDDGTWVLIESIDEARRGGLNIRVDRKTSKVTKVDHWGKVTERLVPPAAEAADQPFTAKIALRQTDAAKTTTTLQATLKGTAGKPWQSQLSGKLKQTVDLTIVALPQTQPQQYSAAFKITEGDNILSAPRLTVLDNQAGSVTIQMQDGSELSIEVTIASGRLADRAIGHAPAAAVVPAPRFVDTEEIKVAMREAARRLLELDQQIEVARQSLLEGHPKLVALKQQAASLRGQLDAMKGQMQTSVALEPAAAQAPKVRATENTFVVRTAELELVRARVRASMLDADEQTRRRGEAQLSDIDVQQAELNVVQARTRYETATGTRYDLRRAELELARAKATAAATGADESTRKKIAAQLADIDVQLAELVVERARLQYETGIGGKGER